A window of the Gossypium hirsutum isolate 1008001.06 chromosome A05, Gossypium_hirsutum_v2.1, whole genome shotgun sequence genome harbors these coding sequences:
- the LOC107960631 gene encoding probable calcium-binding protein CML33: protein MVFFKKSVSPSLLAEHEQILSLFKGCDVNKDGKLSKDEVKEGFRRLQSRFPRFRAQRAFKVADKNGDGFISEAELDELVDYVLDCYEGSGKREKKMVFFFNKRTETTHKDLPPKEDYDELVKLFKRCDVNNDGRLSWEEVKAGFRRLHSRFPLYRTHRAFQMADQNHDGYINVGDELDKLVTYVLECYPGTIKLRLI from the exons atggttttttttaagaaaagtgtATCACCATCTTTGCTAGCCGAACATGAGCAGATCCTGAGTTTATTCAAGGGTTGTGACGTCAACAAAGATGGAAAGCTTAGCAAAGACGAAGTGAAAGAAGGTTTTCGAAGGCTTCAGTCTCGTTTTCCTCGTTTTAGAGCTCAACGTGCGTTTAAGGTGGCTGACAAAAACGGCGATGGGTTCATCAGCGAGGCAGAGCTCGACGAGCTTGTTGATTATGTCTTGGACTGTTACGAAGGCAGC ggaaagagagaaaaaaaaatggtgtttttcttcAATAAAAGAACAGAAACAACGCACAAAGATTTACCTCCCAAAGAAGATTACGATGAATTAGTGAAGCTATTCAAGCGTTGCGATGTCAACAACGACGGAAGGCTTAGCTGGGAAGAAGTAAAAGCAGGTTTTCGACGCCTTCACTCTCGTTTTCCGCTATATAGAACCCATCGTGCCTTCCAAATGGCTGACCAAAACCACGATGGCTACATCAACGTCGGCGATGAGCTCGACAAGCTTGTTACTTATGTTTTGGAGTGTTACCCAGGCACCATCAAACTTAGATTGATTTAG
- the LOC107957551 gene encoding probable inactive heme oxygenase 2, chloroplastic isoform X1, translating into MMRLSCFCQHLSMDSAFKSPLFHPTTSFSRSQVSFPFFSFQTQYLTLNKPPTILRCSNSSTISSTTNGNNNNMAGLPVKKKRKRYRKQYPGENEGITEEMRFVAMRLRNIKGKKVSSDTVSDSETDTENTPSDQEKEEDSENLKSGENGGDGEAETWSPTMEGFLKYLVDSKFVFNTIERIVDESDDVAYAYFRKTGLERSAGLSKDLEWFSQRGLVVPEPSNPGVSYVNYLEELAEKSAPLFLSHFYNIYFSHIAGGQVIARKVSDQLLEGTELEFYKWEGDVQESLKDVRKNLNMLGEHWSRDDRNKCLKEAAKSFKFLGQIVRLIIL; encoded by the exons ATGATGCGATTGTCTTGTTTCTGCCAACACCTTTCGATGGATTCGGCTTTCAAATCGCCTCTCTTTCATCCAACTACATCGTTCAGTCGTTCTCAAGTTTCATTCCCTTTCTTCAGCTTCCAAACACAATACCTTACCCTCAACAAACCACCTACCATCTTACGCTGCTCTAACTCTTCCACCATTTCTTCCACCACTAATGGTAATAACAACAATATGGCAGGGCTTCCggtgaagaagaagaggaaacgGTATAGGAAACAGTACCCTGGAGAGAATGAGGGCATTACTGAAGAGATGAGATTCGTTGCTATGAGACTTCGTAATATTAAAGGTAAAAAGGTCAGTTCCGATACTGTTTCTGACTCTGAAACCGACACTGAAAATACCCCAAGCGatcaagagaaagaagaagattCTGAAAATTTGAAAAGCGGTGAAAATGGTGGTGATGGAGAAGCAGAGACTTGGAGTCCCACTATGGAAGGATTTCTTAAGTACTTGGTTGATAGCAAATTCGTCTTCAACACTATTGAGCGCATCGTTGATGAATCCGATGATGTCGCTT ATGCCTACTTCAGGAAAACTGGACTGGAAAGATCAGCAGGGCTTTCTAAAGATCTAGAATGGTTCAGCCAACGAGGTCTTGTAGTTCCAGAACCTAGCAATCCAGGAGTTTCGTATGTCAATTATTTGGAGGAATTAGCCGAGAAAAGTGCCCCACTTTTCTTGTCTCATTtctacaatatttatttttcacacATAGCTGGTGGTCAAGTGATTGCAAGGAAG GTTTCTGATCAGCTTCTTGAAGGAACGGAACTAGAGTTCTATAAATGGGAGGGGGATGTGCAAGAATCATTGAAAGATGTCCGCAAGAATCTCAACATGCTTGGCGAG CATTGGTCTCGGGATGATCGAAATAAATGCCTGAAAGAAGCAGCAAAGTCATTCAAGTTTTTGGGGCAGATAGTTCGTTTGATAATCTTATAA
- the LOC107957551 gene encoding probable inactive heme oxygenase 2, chloroplastic isoform X2, translating into MMRLSCFCQHLSMDSAFKSPLFHPTTSFSRSQVSFPFFSFQTQYLTLNKPPTILRCSNSSTISSTTNGNNNNMAGLPVKKKRKRYRKQYPGENEGITEEMRFVAMRLRNIKGKKVSSDTVSDSETDTENTPSDQEKEEDSENLKSGENGGDGEAETWSPTMEGFLKYLVDSKFVFNTIERIVDESDDVAYAYFRKTGLERSAGLSKDLEWFSQRGLVVPEPSNPGVSYVNYLEELAEKSAPLFLSHFYNIYFSHIAGGQVIARKLLEGTELEFYKWEGDVQESLKDVRKNLNMLGEHWSRDDRNKCLKEAAKSFKFLGQIVRLIIL; encoded by the exons ATGATGCGATTGTCTTGTTTCTGCCAACACCTTTCGATGGATTCGGCTTTCAAATCGCCTCTCTTTCATCCAACTACATCGTTCAGTCGTTCTCAAGTTTCATTCCCTTTCTTCAGCTTCCAAACACAATACCTTACCCTCAACAAACCACCTACCATCTTACGCTGCTCTAACTCTTCCACCATTTCTTCCACCACTAATGGTAATAACAACAATATGGCAGGGCTTCCggtgaagaagaagaggaaacgGTATAGGAAACAGTACCCTGGAGAGAATGAGGGCATTACTGAAGAGATGAGATTCGTTGCTATGAGACTTCGTAATATTAAAGGTAAAAAGGTCAGTTCCGATACTGTTTCTGACTCTGAAACCGACACTGAAAATACCCCAAGCGatcaagagaaagaagaagattCTGAAAATTTGAAAAGCGGTGAAAATGGTGGTGATGGAGAAGCAGAGACTTGGAGTCCCACTATGGAAGGATTTCTTAAGTACTTGGTTGATAGCAAATTCGTCTTCAACACTATTGAGCGCATCGTTGATGAATCCGATGATGTCGCTT ATGCCTACTTCAGGAAAACTGGACTGGAAAGATCAGCAGGGCTTTCTAAAGATCTAGAATGGTTCAGCCAACGAGGTCTTGTAGTTCCAGAACCTAGCAATCCAGGAGTTTCGTATGTCAATTATTTGGAGGAATTAGCCGAGAAAAGTGCCCCACTTTTCTTGTCTCATTtctacaatatttatttttcacacATAGCTGGTGGTCAAGTGATTGCAAGGAAG CTTCTTGAAGGAACGGAACTAGAGTTCTATAAATGGGAGGGGGATGTGCAAGAATCATTGAAAGATGTCCGCAAGAATCTCAACATGCTTGGCGAG CATTGGTCTCGGGATGATCGAAATAAATGCCTGAAAGAAGCAGCAAAGTCATTCAAGTTTTTGGGGCAGATAGTTCGTTTGATAATCTTATAA
- the LOC121228902 gene encoding precursor of CEP8, whose amino-acid sequence MAKTNLIVPAAILAVLLFAYGITFSKEARVLKADHKTHHHSSLNVNVKGDVLPDGSATVNNVQKAAYRTDAFRSTTPGHSPGAGH is encoded by the coding sequence ATGGCCAAAACCAACCTCATTGTACCCGCTGCCATTCTCGCCGTCCTTTTGTTTGCTTACGGGATCACATTTTCCAAGGAAGCCCGGGTTTTGAAAGCCGACCATAAAACACATCACCATTCCAGTCTAAATGTGAACGTCAAGGGTGACGTTTTACCAGATGGATCCGCCACTGTCAACAATGTCCAAAAAGCTGCCTATCGCACCGACGCTTTCCGTTCCACGACTCCCGGTCACAGTCCCGGCGCTGGTCACTAG